The following proteins come from a genomic window of Pangasianodon hypophthalmus isolate fPanHyp1 chromosome 24, fPanHyp1.pri, whole genome shotgun sequence:
- the ptar1 gene encoding protein prenyltransferase alpha subunit repeat-containing protein 1, which produces MAESEEEVDVLVQRVVKDITNAFKRNPGIDEIGLIPCPEARYNRSPIVLVENKLGVESWCVKFLLPYVHNKLLLYRQRKQWLDREALVDITSTVLLLNPDFTTAWNVRKELLQCGVLNPEKDLYLGKLALTKYPKSPETWIHRRWVLKRLQKEPCGADERSDYSEQIQRAVHEEMKVCADAAGRYASNYNAWSHRIWVLQHMAKGNLKVLHDELSSTRLWVSTHVSDHSGFHYRQFLLKALLAELGQAQQPNRGGSVDEPHTDTIPQLFHDEIELCTDLIESYPGHETLWCHRRHVFYLWHHWRNHSQEKDPLSPGHAHTLLNDSLDPSDESRSSQAMDVDCTLEGSKHGGYTQDSKRLKRGPPCPTLPSEHTFISRILSSCRNPEQGRFANAYRKWLDSVIGQ; this is translated from the exons ATGGCTGAGTCGGAAGAGGAGGTGGATGTCTTGGTCCAGAGAGTTGTCAAAGATATCACTAACGCTTTTAAGAGAAACCCTGGCAT AGATGAGATCGGTCTCATACCGTGCCCGGAGGCCAGGTACAACAGAAGCCCCATCGTCTTGGTGGAGAATAAGCTCGGGGTGGAAAGCTGGTGCGTGAAGTTCCTACTGCCCTACGTGCACAACAAGCTGCTGCTCTACCGGCAACGCAAGCAGTGGCTGGACCGCGAGG CGCTGGTTGACATCACATCCACAGTACTGCTACTAAACCCGGACTTTACCACTGCCTGGAACGTCAG GAAGGAACTCCTTCAGTGTGGAGTGCTGAATCCAGAGAAAGACCTTTACCTGGGGAAATTAGCGCTGACCAAGTATCCGAAAAGCCCAGAGACATGGATACACAG gCGATGGGTGCTGAAGAGGCTGCAGAAGGAGCCGTGTGGAGCTGACGAGAGAAGCGACTACAGTGAGCAGATACAGAGAGCCGTGCACGAGGAGATGAAGGTGTGTGCCGATGCGGCGGGCCGTTACGCCAGCAACTACAACGCCTGGTCACACCGAATCTGGGTCCTGCAGCACATGGCCAAAGGCAATCTGAAG GTTCTTCATGACGAACTCTCCTCCACAAGACTTTGGGTGTCCACGCATGTGTCTGACCACAGCGGATTTCACTACCGCCAGTTCCTGCTCAAGGCGCTGTTAGCCGAGCTGGGTCAGGCCCAGCAGCCTAACAGAGGAGGCTCAGTGGACGAGCCACACACCGATACCATCCCTCAGCTCTTCCACGACGAGATAGAGCTCTGCACTGACCTCATTGAGTCATACCCAGGCCACGAGACCCTGTGGTGCCACAG ACGCCATGTGTTCTATCTGTGGCATCACTGGAGGAATCACAGTCAAGAGAAGGATCCTCTATCtccaggccacgcccacactCTGCTTAATGACTCTTTAGACCCCAGTGATGAAAGCAGGAGCTCCCAGGCCATGGATGTTGACTGTACACTAGAGGGCAGTAAGCACGGAGGCtacacacaggacagtaaaaGGTTGAAGCGAGGGCCGCCCTGCCCCACTCTCCCTTCTGAACACACATTCATCTCACGTATCCTCAGCAGCTGCAGGAACCCTGAACAGGGCCGTTTCGCCAACGCATACAGGAAGTGGCTGGACTCTGTCATAGGTCAGTAG